In Papaver somniferum cultivar HN1 chromosome 1, ASM357369v1, whole genome shotgun sequence, a genomic segment contains:
- the LOC113335815 gene encoding uncharacterized protein LOC113335815, translating to MKEDRIIIERVITVEYLQSSMATNLLCKFPDNSAFDFDYTQSGIWSPLLHRGGGPLALKTSISADDIRRKLLDDDEKENLLNGNENMITSCSNVTEKMKNKIGVKMMKMMTKKMKNKNKSSSSSLDLSITPMAKKGFTPQKGWEKVLRAASKQFKKQKCLPSSLQMKFPKFLNN from the exons ATGAAAGAAGATAGAATCATAATCGAACGTGTTATAACGGTAGAGTATTTGCAGTCATCAATGGCTACAAATCTACTCTGTAAGTTCCCAGATAACTCtgcttttgattttgattacacTCAGAGTGGAATTTGGTCTCCTTTACTTCATCGTGGAGGTGGCCCTTTGGCTTTGAAGACATCAATTTCAGCTGATGACATACGGAGGAAACTTTTAGATGATGATGAGAAGGAAAATCTACTGAATGGAAATGAAAACATGATTACCAGCTGTAGTAATGTAACGGAAAAGATGAAGAACAAGATTGgagtgaagatgatgaaaatgatgacgaagaagatgaaaaataagaaCAAGAGCAGCTCATCATCACTGGATCTATCTATAACTCCTATGGCCAAAAAGGGATTTACTCCTCAAAAG GGATGGGAAAAGGTGTTGAGGGCAGCATCAAAACAATTCAAGAAACAAAAGTGTTTACCATCTTCTTTGCAGATGAagtttcctaaatttctcaacaATTAG
- the LOC113313636 gene encoding zinc transporter 5-like has product MNKKLLLQPCSSSSWNVFKTFAVVLLSFLVLAVSNVCAECTCDPPEEGDHNKKEALKYKIVAFVSILVAGAIGVALPQLGKKIPAIRPEKDIFFVIKAFAAGVILATAFIHILPDAFESLSSPCLKENPWANFPFTGFIAMMSAILTLMVDTLATGYYRRSNFKNTQGAIMDHNQGQDDHVHNYATHAHSHGSASAMESSEANASSELMRHRVISQVLELGIVVHSVIIGIALGASEDPSSIKPLVGALTFHQFFEGVGLGGCITQAKFKSRAVVIMILFFSLTTPIGIGIGIGISSSYEENSPTALITSGVLDAAAAGILIYMSLVDLLAADFMNPRVQQNAKLQFSAYVSLLVGAACMAIIAKWA; this is encoded by the exons ATGAATAAGAAGCTGCTTcttcaaccttgttcttcttcttcttggaatGTTTTCAAAACTTTTGCCGTGGTGTTGCTGTCATTCCTTGTTCTTGCTGTATCAAATGTCTGCGCGGAATGTACGTGTGACCCGCCGGAAGAAGGAGACCATAACAAGAAAGAGGCGCTTAAATACAAGATAGTTGCATTTGTATCCATTCTGGTTGCTGGTGCAATTGGAGTAGCTCTTCCCCAGCTTGGCAAGAAAATCCCAGCTATAAGACCAGAGAAAGATATATTCTTTGTGATCAAAGCTTTTGCAGCTGGTGTTATCTTAGCAACCGCATTCATCCATATACTTCCAGATGCATTCGAGAGCCTAAGTTCACCTTGTTTGAAGGAGAATCCATGGGCAAATTTTCCGTTCACCGGATTCATTGCAATGATGTCAGCCATATTGACGTTGATGGTTGATACCTTAGCTACAGGATACTACAGAAGATCAAACTTTAAGAACACACAAGGCGCGATTATGGATCATAATCAAGGCCAGGATGATCATGTGCATAACTATGCAACACATGCTCATTCACATGGGTCAGCGTCCGCCATGGAATCATCCGAGGCTAACGCATCGTCTGAACTTATGCGACATCGTGTCATCTCCCAG GTGTTGGAACTAGGAATCGTGGTTCATTCAGTGATAATTGGGATAGCCTTGGGCGCATCCGAAGACCCATCCAGCATTAAGCCACTTGTTGGGGCGCTAACTTTCCATCAATTCTTCGAGGGCGTTGGACTTGGTGGATGCATAACTCAG GCAAAATTCAAGAGTAGAGCCGTAGTGATAATGATACTATTCTTCTCACTTACAACACCAATTGGGATTGGAATCGGCATCGGGATATCAAGTTCGTACGAAGAGAACAGTCCAACTGCTCTAATAACATCAGGTGTTCTAGATGCTGCTGCAGCTGGGATCTTGATATACATGTCCCTGGTTGATCTACTGGCAGCTGATTTCATGAACCCTAGAGTTCAACAAAATGCTAAGCTTCAGTTCTCAGCTTACGTATCCCTACTCGTTGGGGCTGCCTGTATGGCAATCATTGCTAAATGGGCTTGA